One Arthrobacter sp. FW306-07-I genomic window carries:
- a CDS encoding polysaccharide deacetylase family protein, producing MDNQLYDYSAIVDRPALQWPDGKRVAFYVGLNIEHYQIDKPSTSIFGGTAGLQPDPLNYGWRDYGLRVGIWRMIAALDKHGIRASAIINSDVCSRYPQVIKAGIERGWAWVAHGQDNSTFQSGMSREEETAYLKNVISTIEAHTGCKPQGWLGPALTETSNTPEVLAKLGLNYVLDWCSDDQPFDLNVDGMMSVPYSIEVNDVTLFSGRNLHGKDFLQVVKDQYEQLSKDAADSGRVMALCLHPFIINQPFRHKYLEMALEFITAQPDAWITTSDDIAAHYRAANPRLLPAEATAQGPGSVV from the coding sequence ATGGATAATCAGCTTTACGACTACAGCGCAATTGTTGATCGACCTGCTCTTCAATGGCCCGATGGTAAGCGCGTCGCTTTCTACGTGGGTCTAAACATCGAGCACTACCAGATTGACAAGCCGTCCACCAGCATCTTCGGCGGGACGGCCGGCCTGCAGCCCGATCCGCTCAATTACGGCTGGCGCGACTATGGCCTCCGTGTTGGAATCTGGCGCATGATTGCAGCGCTCGACAAGCACGGAATTCGCGCCAGCGCAATTATCAACTCCGATGTGTGCAGCCGATACCCCCAGGTCATCAAAGCCGGAATTGAGCGGGGCTGGGCGTGGGTGGCGCACGGGCAGGACAACTCCACCTTCCAATCTGGGATGTCACGAGAAGAAGAGACCGCTTACCTCAAGAACGTAATTTCAACCATCGAGGCGCATACAGGCTGCAAGCCGCAGGGGTGGCTAGGCCCCGCCCTGACGGAGACCAGCAACACCCCCGAAGTCCTCGCTAAGCTGGGTTTGAACTATGTGCTCGACTGGTGCTCAGACGACCAGCCCTTCGACCTCAACGTGGATGGCATGATGAGCGTTCCTTATTCGATTGAAGTCAATGACGTGACCCTCTTTTCCGGCAGGAACCTCCATGGGAAGGACTTTTTGCAGGTCGTAAAGGATCAATACGAACAGCTAAGCAAGGATGCCGCTGACAGCGGCCGGGTCATGGCTCTCTGCCTGCACCCCTTCATCATTAATCAGCCGTTCCGCCACAAGTATCTCGAAATGGCACTGGAGTTCATAACAGCTCAGCCAGATGCGTGGATCACGACGAGTGACGACATTGCCGCACACTACAGGGCGGCGAACCCCCGACTGCTTCCCGCCGAAGCAACAGCACAGGGCCCCGGTTCTGTGGTCTAA